One segment of uncultured Methanobrevibacter sp. DNA contains the following:
- a CDS encoding CPBP family intramembrane glutamic endopeptidase: MSLFNDNLKNIKIRTVLIILIVSYLILFLLSKFGFPFNQTWIYIVLIFYFIFKLRRYGESFKEDLKSVFSKIDLKFILFVVFLNIFFSYGMLYLTNYAVSYFPQLMFLVNFSLPSMAIIDTLPLIGGFVSTVVIASVCEELIFRGVFLSRLRLIVPTVFAVLISSLLFGALHSFGSMTSAVVFAICMAILYLKSDNICVPILAHFLNNLFAEIIRLVDVHEVLFNNPGVMLVIGVLAVISAIILFISIFKELKMLNNKTL, encoded by the coding sequence TTTGATAATACTGATTGTATCTTATCTGATTTTATTTTTGTTATCTAAATTCGGATTTCCATTTAACCAGACATGGATTTATATTGTTTTAATCTTTTATTTCATATTTAAATTACGCAGATATGGTGAAAGCTTTAAAGAGGATTTAAAAAGTGTTTTTTCCAAAATTGATTTGAAATTCATACTGTTTGTAGTTTTTTTGAATATTTTCTTTTCATATGGGATGCTCTATTTGACAAATTATGCGGTATCTTATTTTCCCCAGTTAATGTTTCTGGTAAATTTTTCACTGCCTTCAATGGCAATTATAGACACTTTGCCTTTGATTGGAGGATTTGTCTCCACAGTTGTTATTGCATCTGTTTGTGAAGAGTTAATATTCAGGGGTGTTTTCCTGTCCCGGTTGAGACTAATTGTTCCTACAGTCTTTGCAGTACTGATTTCCTCATTGCTTTTTGGTGCGCTTCATAGCTTTGGAAGCATGACTTCAGCAGTTGTTTTTGCTATTTGCATGGCAATTTTATATCTTAAAAGCGATAATATTTGCGTTCCTATTTTGGCTCATTTCTTAAATAACTTATTTGCTGAAATTATCAGATTGGTTGATGTTCATGAGGTATTATTTAACAATCCTGGTGTCATGTTGGTTATTGGTGTTCTTGCAGTGATTTCTGCAATAATTCTGTTCATCTCAATTTTCAAAGAATTGAAAATGTTAAATAATAAAACATTATAG